CCAACCCGTGCCCCTCCGGACGCGGCGGAGCGGCACCCGCCAGTGGGCCGGTGCCGTCCGCTGCGTTGCGCTCGCTGCCTTGCATGATCAGGGGATCACCTGTCAGATACCTTCCCCGGTGTGGCCGGGGCGAATCGGCTTCCACCAGACTGCACGGCGGTGGAGAGTGCGGCTACTGCTGGTCCGTCAGGTGGGGTACACCGTCGGGACGGCTGAGCTTTTCAGGTGATCAGCACGGCGTCCAGAGTTCTGGCCCACTGACGCACCACTCGGGCCCGGCGCGGGCCGTCGTCGGTGAGCAGATTGGCCAGTCCGAGCCCCCGGGCGAGGTCCAGGGTCGCCTGCACGGTCTCCCGGGCGCCGGGGTGCGACTCGTCGGCGCCGAGGAACTCGACCGCCGCCCGGTGCGCCTCCCGGCCGAGGTGGTTCTCCAGCGCGACGATCCGCTCGCGCAGCGCCTGCTCGGTGGCCGCGGCGACCCACAGGTGCAGCGCGGCCCGGAACAGCGGCCCGGTGTAGAGCCGGACGATCAGCTCCACCACCGCCTCGGTGCGCGCCTCGCCCGGCGGCGGCAGGGTCTCGGTGTCGGCCCGGACGGCGGCCAGCCGCTCGTCGG
This genomic interval from Kitasatospora gansuensis contains the following:
- a CDS encoding TetR/AcrR family transcriptional regulator yields the protein MTTQAARTPQQDRSRATRRRLLEAAVECLAELGWNGSTVAVVAERAGVTRGAAQHHFPTREDLFTAAVEYVTDERLAAVRADTETLPPPGEARTEAVVELIVRLYTGPLFRAALHLWVAAATEQALRERIVALENHLGREAHRAAVEFLGADESHPGARETVQATLDLARGLGLANLLTDDGPRRARVVRQWARTLDAVLIT